A genome region from Gigantopelta aegis isolate Gae_Host chromosome 3, Gae_host_genome, whole genome shotgun sequence includes the following:
- the LOC121368863 gene encoding putative zinc finger protein 66 isoform X2, protein MAESGNCVIVVRQDVLVQFQAIQYETNLDVNMQMEQFFQLYHCVKSVHVKLDSSDLDADSTIILSDVFKKFAADYNSPLTATGPITPKVEHQATTQSPSSLLATHDYSKGPVLTQKPATVASVSKTASVDAVIPQVLPTEQITPQALSAQADVSAAFPTDAVTLPAFSVQSSISPSKHIEHGMEETTYFETTMSEHSDNENDMIMHTTGITGQELSQSDMAGEVLLPPECISIGSNTDDMKTKRRIKHTGLGKKRGPYRSKVARGVPIVKDAILDESEMDQKPTVSSVPFHLVTNIGRSLKTDDTEDDFLPELKASDEIIPKCKFCDRLFDKEEQLNKHIQIHSGIKPFICIHCQKTFTRRSSMVSHKKLHSCYNDYKYVCDICGKRFPQRCSYRRHKLTHSLGETSIQSKKIISKDDGEMHAEAQSSTVSVESPVSTLEQSIKSEQSSSSPESKDEDAIHKSKETFERKCRFCDLDVDTKEELATHILIHTGPRPFVCTQCEQTFTERSSMLTHKKLHLGPNAYRYECNLCGRRFARGTTLVRHKLAHTGERPFNCKLCEKSFATKYTLKTHTLNVHFNTKTKPAYKKTRVAVFVPPDLEQNGSSDLIQQNILTCDKCGQSFNWHSSLISHKINHHGLRPYQCDVCGKTFPRKSVLRLHIFSHSNYKPHTCDECGKLCSTRSSLNWHKKTHSHDLPFPCEVCGKCFKLKSYANNHIKIHSSSRELFECSVCSKTYATKSGLDAHNLRLHASEDDRRKKEYKCQWCPFVCYDRNYLHRHSVTHTGQKDHMCEVCGRAFSFEYSLKRHRLMHVSVRNHQCPMCDKSYFIKFDLHRHMKMHSEERPYQCEHCAKCFKTTDCLSRHIKKVHTKDIAVFVY, encoded by the exons GTGAAGTTGGACAGCTCTGACCTTGATGCAGACAGTACAATCATCTTGTCGGATGTCTTTAAGAAGTTTGCTGCTGATTACAACAGCCCTCTCACTGCTACTGGTCCGATTACTCCAAAAGTAGAGCACCAAGCGACTACCCAGTCCCCTTCTTCACTACTGGCTACTCACGACTATTCAAAAGGACCAGTCTTAACACAAAAACCAGCGACTGTAGCCAGTGTCTCAAAAACTGCTTCAGTGGATGCGGTTATTCCACAAGTATTACCCACAGAGCAGATTACTCCACAAGCATTGTCAGCACAGGCAGATGTTTCTGCAGCATTCCCAACTGATGCCGTTACTCTGCCGGCATTCTCTGTGCAGAGTAGCATTTCTCCATCTAAACACATTGAGCATGGTATGGAAGAAACAACATACTTTGAAACGACCATGTCAGAACACAGTGATAATGAAAATGATATGATTATGCATACAACTGGTATTACAGGACAAGAGTTGAGTCAAAGTGACATGGCTGGTGAAGTTCTACTTCCTCCTGAGTGTATATCCATTGGCAGCAACACTGACGATATGAAGACCAAAAGGCGCATTAAACACACGGGTCTGGGTAAAAAGCGTGGCCCATACAGGTCAAAAGTAGCTAGAGGAGTGCCAATAGTGAAAGATGCCATTTTAGATGAATCAG AGATGGATCAAAAGCCTACAGTATCATCGGTTCCGTTCCACCTGGTCACAAATATCGGACGGTCATTAAAGACGGATGATACAGAAGATGATTTCCTTCCAGAGCTGAAAGCTAGTGATGAAATCATACCCAAGTGCAAGTTTTGTGATCGCCTATTTGATAAAGAGGAACAACTGAACAAACATATACAAATTCATTCTGGCATTAAACCTTTCATTTGTATTCATTGTCAAAAGACCTTCACCAGGAGGTCATCTATGGTTAGCCACAAGAAATTGCATTCATGTTATAATGATTACAAATATGTGTGCGACATATGTGGCAAAAGGTTTCCACAGAGATGCTCTTATCGCAGGCACAAACTGACCCATTCACTTGGTGAAACGTCGATTCAGTCtaagaaaataatttcaaaagatGACGGTGAAATGCATGCGGAAGCGCAGTCCAGCACAGTTTCAGTGGAGAGCCCAGTGTCAACGCTTGAACAGTCAATAAAGTCGGAACAGAGCAGTAGCTCACCAGAGTCGAAGGATGAGGATGCAATCCATAAAAGCAAAGAAACGTTTGAACGCAAGTGCAGATTTTGTGATCTGGATGTCGATACAAAGGAAGAATTAGCTACTCACATCTTGATTCACACTGGTCCAAGGCCCTTTGTATGCACACAGTGTGAACAGACCTTCACTGAAAGATCATCTATGCTTACCCACAAAAAATTGCACTTGGGTCCTAATGCTTACAGATATGAGTGCAACTTGTGCGGTAGAAGGTTTGCTAGAGGGACCACACTTGTTCGTCACAAACTTGCACATACTGGTGAAAGACCGTTTAATTGCAAGCTTTGTGAGAAATCATTTGCAACCAAGTACACGTTGAAAACACATACACTGAATGTGCATTTCAATACCAAAACCAAACCAGCTTACAAGAAAACAAGAGTTGCTGTTTTTGTACCGCCTGATTTGGAACAGAATGGTTCCTCCGATCTGATACAGCAGAATATATTGACTTGTGACAAGTGTGGTCAGTCGTTCAATTGGCACAGTTCTTTGATCAGTCACAAGATAAATCATCACGGCCTTAGACCGTATCAGTGCGATGTGTGTGGTAAGACATTCCCAAGGAAGTCCGTGCTCAGACTTCACATTTTCTCTCACTCCAATTACAAACCTCACACCTGTGATGAATGCGGCAAACTCTGCTCTACAAGATCAAGTCTCAACTggcataaaaaaacacattcacATGACCTTCCATTCCCATGTGAAGTTTGCGGCAAGTGTTTTAAGTTGAAGTCGTATGCCAATAATCACATCAAAATACATAGTTCTTCCAGAGAGCTCTTTGAATGCTCGGTGTGTTCAAAGACCTATGCTACAAAATCAGGACTTGATGCTCATAATCTCAGACTTCATGCCAGTGAAGACGACCGTAGGAAGAAGGAATACAAATGTCAGTGGTGTCCTTTTGTTTGCTATGATCGGAATTACCTTCACAGGCATTCTGTCACCCATACAGGTCAGAAGGATCACATGTGCGAGGTCTGTGGGCGAGCATTCTCATTTGAATATTCTCTCAAACGACACAGGCTGATGCATGTAAGTGTTCGCAATCACCAGTGTCCTATGTGTGacaaaagttattttattaaatttgacCTACATCGCCATATGAAAATGCATTCTGAAGAACGACCATACCAATGTGAGCATTGTGCAAAGTGCTTCAAAACAACAGATTGTTTGAGCAGGCATATCAAAAAGGTACATACTAAAGACATTGCAGTGTTTGTTTACTAA
- the LOC121368863 gene encoding zinc finger protein 665-like isoform X1 — MAESGNCVIVVRQDVLVQFQAIQYETNLDVNMQMEQFFQLYHCVKSVHVKLDSSDLDADSTIILSDVFKKFAADYNSPLTATGPITPKVEHQATTQSPSSLLATHDYSKGPVLTQKPATVASVSKTASVDAVIPQVLPTEQITPQALSAQADVSAAFPTDAVTLPAFSVQSSISPSKHIEHGMEETTYFETTMSEHSDNENDMIMHTTGITGQELSQSDMAGEVLLPPECISIGSNTDDMKTKRRIKHTGLGKKRGPYRSKVARGVPIVKDAILDESEMDKGMDQKPSISSVQLVESGAQDDSTSELSCEDTQNPEYKCRFCDCHFDGEERLNIHMQTHSGLKRYLCIYCEKTFTERSSMVNHKKLHLGRGACKFICDICGKRFPQRFALRRHKRTHDKKSFGHKLIQSVKIVSKKKNLETQFKTSSVEGPETKLQQAIKSKVQSINVVVLKKDITSHKGNKTSEFKCRFCDLLVYSEDNLVTHMQSHSGLRPFVCLQCGQTFTERSSMVTHKKLHLGPNAYRYECNICGRRFAKASTLVRHKRTHTGEKPFTCNICQKSYVNQYTLKTHMAKVHLKDNAKSKPSNYTTCNKGRVDVFVSPNLEPNDADNSEQKILSCDKCGKVFTWHSALVSHKVNHHGFRPYHCDVCGKTFPRKSVLKLHLFSHCNYKPHRCDECGKQCSTRSSLNWHTKIHSGVRPFYCSICGKSFKFKSDIDKHSKIHSSSREQFQCLICSKSYVTKAGLDAHNLQLHAGEDDRKPKEFKCQWCPFVCSTKNYLGKHTVTHTGQKDHMCEVCGRAFSFEYSLKRHRLMHSNVRNHQCSLCGKSFFVVFDLHRHMRMHSDERPYKCEHCEKSFKTPICLTKHRKKVHSEKLFTVYIE; from the exons GTGAAGTTGGACAGCTCTGACCTTGATGCAGACAGTACAATCATCTTGTCGGATGTCTTTAAGAAGTTTGCTGCTGATTACAACAGCCCTCTCACTGCTACTGGTCCGATTACTCCAAAAGTAGAGCACCAAGCGACTACCCAGTCCCCTTCTTCACTACTGGCTACTCACGACTATTCAAAAGGACCAGTCTTAACACAAAAACCAGCGACTGTAGCCAGTGTCTCAAAAACTGCTTCAGTGGATGCGGTTATTCCACAAGTATTACCCACAGAGCAGATTACTCCACAAGCATTGTCAGCACAGGCAGATGTTTCTGCAGCATTCCCAACTGATGCCGTTACTCTGCCGGCATTCTCTGTGCAGAGTAGCATTTCTCCATCTAAACACATTGAGCATGGTATGGAAGAAACAACATACTTTGAAACGACCATGTCAGAACACAGTGATAATGAAAATGATATGATTATGCATACAACTGGTATTACAGGACAAGAGTTGAGTCAAAGTGACATGGCTGGTGAAGTTCTACTTCCTCCTGAGTGTATATCCATTGGCAGCAACACTGACGATATGAAGACCAAAAGGCGCATTAAACACACGGGTCTGGGTAAAAAGCGTGGCCCATACAGGTCAAAAGTAGCTAGAGGAGTGCCAATAGTGAAAGATGCCATTTTAGATGAATCAG AGATGGACAAAGGTATGGATCAAAAGCCCAGCATATCTTcagttcagttggtagagtcGGGTGCACAAGATGATAGCACATCAGAATTGAGTTGTGAAGACACACAAAACCCTGAATATAAATGCAGATTTTGCGATTGTCATTTTGATGGAGAGGAGAGACTGAATATCCATATGCAAACTCATTCTGGTCTTAAACGCtatctttgtatttattgtgaaaAGACTTTTACGGAAAGGTCATCAATGGTTAACCACAAAAAACTGCATTTGGGTCGTGGTGCATGCAaatttatatgtgatatttgtggCAAAAGGTTTCCTCAAAGATTTGCACTTCGTCGACATAAACGTACCCATGACAAAAAATCATTTGGTCATAAATTGATTCAGTCTGTCAAAATtgtttcaaaaaagaaaaacttgGAAACACAATTCAAGACATCTTCAGTAGAAGGTCCAGAGACAAAGCTTCAACAAGCAATAAAGTCAAAAGTGCAGAGCATTAATgtggtggtgttaaaaaaaGACATTACCAGCCATAAAGGTAATAAGACATCAGAATTTAAGTGCCGGTTCTGTGATCTCCTTGTTTATTCAGAGGACAACTTAGTTACTCATATGCAAAGTCACTCTGGTCTGAGGCCATTTGTGTGCCTACAATGTGGGCAGACCTTTACCGAGAGATCATCTATGGTGACCCACAAAAAATTGCATTTGGGTCCTAATGCTTACAGATATGAGTGCAACATATGTGGCAGAAGGTTTGCAAAGGCGAGCACACTTGTTCGTCATAAGCGTACACATACCGGTGAAAAACCATTTACCTGCAATATTTGCCAGAAATCATATGTAAATCAGTACACCTTAAAAACACACATGGCTAAAGTGCATCTTAAGGACAACGCCAAAAGCAAACCCTCAAATTATACAACTTGTAATAAAGGCAGAGTTGATGTTTTTGTATCGCCCAATTTGGAACCGAATGACGCAGACAATTCGGAGCAAAAGATCTTGTCTTGTGACAAGTGCGGTAAAGTATTCACTTGGCACAGTGCTTTGGTCAGTCACAAGGTGAATCATCACGGCTTTCGACCGTATCATTGTGATGTGTGTGGCAAGACATTCCCAAGGAAATCTGTCCTCAAACTTCATCTCTTTTCTCATTGCAACTACAAACCTCACAGATGTGACGAATGTGGTAAACAGTGCTCTACAAGATCCAGTCTAAACtggcacacaaaaatacattcaGGTGTCCGTCCTTTCTATTGCAGCATTTGTGGAAAGAGCTTCAAATTCAAATCGGACATAGATAAGCACAGCAAAATACACAGTTCTTCCCGGGAACAGTTTCAGTGCTTAATCTGTTCAAAATCTTATGTCACAAAAGCAGGACTTGATGCTCATAACTTACAGTTGCATGCTGGTGAAGATGATCGTAAACCAAAGGAATTCAAATGTCAATGGTGTCCTTTTGTTTGCTCTACTAAGAATTACCTTGGTAAACACACCGTCACCCATACAGGTCAGAAGGATCACATGTGCGAGGTCTGTGGGCGAGCATTCTCATTTGAATATTCTCTCAAACGACACAGGCTGATGCATTCCAATGTTCGAAATCACCAGTGTTCTTTATGTGGAAAAAGTTTTTTCGTGGTATTTGACCTACATCGCCATATGAGAATGCATTCCGATGAAAGACCATACAAATGCGAGCATTGTGAAAAATCCTTCAAAACACCAATATGTTTGACTAAACATAGAAAAAAAGTGCACTctgaaaaattatttacagtatatattgaGTAA
- the LOC121368863 gene encoding zinc finger protein 271-like isoform X3, with amino-acid sequence MAESGNCVIVVRQDVLVQFQAIQYETNLDVNMQMEQFFQLYHCVKSVHVKLDSSDLDADSTIILSDVFKKFAADYNSPLTATGPITPKVEHQATTQSPSSLLATHDYSKGPVLTQKPATVASVSKTASVDAVIPQVLPTEQITPQALSAQADVSAAFPTDAVTLPAFSVQSSISPSKHIEHGMEETTYFETTMSEHSDNENDMIMHTTGITGQELSQSDMAGEVLLPPECISIGSNTDDMKTKRRIKHTGLGKKRGPYRSKVARGVPIVKDAILDESGIFIRLARSFYCTICNKDIYRASHARRHAFVHTKERPHKCDQCGKSYQRPEHLKEHLKIHAGLIVPKKRKKKKHTGFTCTICHKWFRRPCYEEIHMRTHTGEKPFSCDECGRCFAREEGRLLHMKVHTTPRPSRKKRPDGFTCEICNKWYQNFSHQARHMRTHTGERPWQCDKCHKQFNRKESYTKHIKEDICEKQQKRLQRKQEGGFTCEICNKWFRNASNEARHMRIHSGKMPFQCEKCQKPFHRKDVYRRHVAENLCQNKIKKEHQDVGFTCEICNKWFRNASNKARHKRLHSGKMPFQCNKCKQCFYRKDTYQKHIKGMLCKNYIGKALRKRKQFTCNICHKTFLKASNRAMHMKTHMREKRTPKNTNNSNNTNNTNNIKKRHECPSCEMSFFLERHLSKHIVKCHCKQEPEEEDEDDFCSGSEIEDVASDDHSSDNHDSDPDGDVSNPDQDEQEDEQDNHTVQVKGGSISETEGGLTDEAVITQTALTHQAVLTDEPLQMDEAS; translated from the exons GTGAAGTTGGACAGCTCTGACCTTGATGCAGACAGTACAATCATCTTGTCGGATGTCTTTAAGAAGTTTGCTGCTGATTACAACAGCCCTCTCACTGCTACTGGTCCGATTACTCCAAAAGTAGAGCACCAAGCGACTACCCAGTCCCCTTCTTCACTACTGGCTACTCACGACTATTCAAAAGGACCAGTCTTAACACAAAAACCAGCGACTGTAGCCAGTGTCTCAAAAACTGCTTCAGTGGATGCGGTTATTCCACAAGTATTACCCACAGAGCAGATTACTCCACAAGCATTGTCAGCACAGGCAGATGTTTCTGCAGCATTCCCAACTGATGCCGTTACTCTGCCGGCATTCTCTGTGCAGAGTAGCATTTCTCCATCTAAACACATTGAGCATGGTATGGAAGAAACAACATACTTTGAAACGACCATGTCAGAACACAGTGATAATGAAAATGATATGATTATGCATACAACTGGTATTACAGGACAAGAGTTGAGTCAAAGTGACATGGCTGGTGAAGTTCTACTTCCTCCTGAGTGTATATCCATTGGCAGCAACACTGACGATATGAAGACCAAAAGGCGCATTAAACACACGGGTCTGGGTAAAAAGCGTGGCCCATACAGGTCAAAAGTAGCTAGAGGAGTGCCAATAGTGAAAGATGCCATTTTAGATGAATCAG GTATTTTTATCCGGCTAGCCAGATCATTTTACTGCACTATCTGCAACAAGGACATCTACCGAGCCTCGCACGCCAGGCGACATGCATTCGTACACACCAAAGAAAGGCCACATAAGTGTGACCAGTGCGGGAAATCTTATCAGCGGCCCGAACATCTGAAAGAACATCTCAAAATTCATGCAG GCTTGATAGTGcccaagaagaggaagaagaagaagcataCTGGATTTACGTGTACCATTTGCCACAAGTGGTTTCGGCGGCCATGTTACGAGGAAATACACATGCGAACCCACACGGGCGAAAAGCCATTCTCATGTGACGAATGTGGTCGCTGCTTTGCTCGGGAAGAAGGGAGACTACTGCACATGAAAGTCCACACAA CTCCTCGCCCCTCCAGAAAGAAGCGACCAGATGGCTTCACTTGTGAAATTTGTAACAAGTGGTACCAGAATTTCTCCCATCAGGCACGacacatgcgcacacacacaggcgAGCGGCCATGGCAGTGTGACAAGTGCCACAAGCAGTTCAACCGGAAAGAGAGTTACACCAAGCATATTAAAGAAGACATTTGTGAAAAAC AACAAAAGCGTTTACAAAGGAAACAAGAGGGTGGATTTACTTGTGAAATTTGTAACAAGTGGTTTCGAAATGCATCAAATGAAGCTCGACACATGCGAATCCACTCTGGGAAGATGCCGTTTCAGTGTGAAAAATGTCAGAAACCTTTCCACCGCAAGGATGTGTATCGAAGACATGTTGCAGAAAATCTGTGccagaataaaattaaaaagg AACATCAAGATGTTGGATTTACATGTGAAATTTGTAACAAGTGGTTTCGAAATGCATCGAACAAAGCTCGGCATAAGCGACTGCACAGCGGAAAAATGCCATTTCAATGTAACAAATGTAAACAATGTTTCTACAGAAAGGATACTTATCAAAAACACATCAAAGGAatgttatgtaaaaattatattggGAAGG cactgagaaaaagaaaacagtttacGTGTAACATTTgccacaaaacatttttaaaagcatCCAACAGAGCAATGCACATGAAGACGCACATGCGTGAGAAACGTACCCCGAAAAACACCAACAACtctaacaacaccaacaacaccaacaacataAAGAAGCGCCACGAATGCCCGAGTTGTGAAATGAGCTTCTTCCTAGAGAGGCATTTATCAAAGCACATTGTCAAGTGTCACTGCAAACAAGAGCctgaagaagaagacgaagatgACTTCTGCAGTGGAAGTGAGATAGAAGACGTCGCTAGCGACGACCATTCTTCTGATAACCATGACAGTGACCCCGACGGAGATGTTAGCAACCCTGACCAGGATGAGCAGGAGGATGAGCAGGATAACCACACTGTTCAGGTCAAGGGAGGATCCATTTCAGAGACTGAGGGAGGTCTAACGGACGAAGCAGTTATAACGCAGACAGCTTTAACACATCAGGCTGTTTTAACAGACGAGCCTTTACAAATGGATGAGGCTAGTTGA
- the LOC121368863 gene encoding zinc finger protein 431-like isoform X4, with protein sequence MAESGNCVIVVRQDVLVQFQAIQYETNLDVNMQMEQFFQLYHCVKSVHVKLDSSDLDADSTIILSDVFKKFAADYNSPLTATGPITPKVEHQATTQSPSSLLATHDYSKGPVLTQKPATVASVSKTASVDAVIPQVLPTEQITPQALSAQADVSAAFPTDAVTLPAFSVQSSISPSKHIEHGMEETTYFETTMSEHSDNENDMIMHTTGITGQELSQSDMAGEVLLPPECISIGSNTDDMKTKRRIKHTGLGKKRGPYRSKVARGVPIVKDAILDESGIFIRLARSFYCTICNKDIYRASHARRHAFVHTKERPHKCDQCGKSYQRPEHLKEHLKIHAGLIVPKKRKKKKHTGFTCTICHKWFRRPCYEEIHMRTHTGEKPFSCDECGRCFAREEGRLLHMKVHTTPRPSRKKRPDGFTCEICNKWYQNFSHQARHMRTHTGERPWQCDKCHKQFNRKESYTKHIKEDICEKQQKRLQRKQEGGFTCEICNKWFRNASNEARHMRIHSGKMPFQCEKCQKPFHRKDVYRRHVAENLCQNKIKKALRKRKQFTCNICHKTFLKASNRAMHMKTHMREKRTPKNTNNSNNTNNTNNIKKRHECPSCEMSFFLERHLSKHIVKCHCKQEPEEEDEDDFCSGSEIEDVASDDHSSDNHDSDPDGDVSNPDQDEQEDEQDNHTVQVKGGSISETEGGLTDEAVITQTALTHQAVLTDEPLQMDEAS encoded by the exons GTGAAGTTGGACAGCTCTGACCTTGATGCAGACAGTACAATCATCTTGTCGGATGTCTTTAAGAAGTTTGCTGCTGATTACAACAGCCCTCTCACTGCTACTGGTCCGATTACTCCAAAAGTAGAGCACCAAGCGACTACCCAGTCCCCTTCTTCACTACTGGCTACTCACGACTATTCAAAAGGACCAGTCTTAACACAAAAACCAGCGACTGTAGCCAGTGTCTCAAAAACTGCTTCAGTGGATGCGGTTATTCCACAAGTATTACCCACAGAGCAGATTACTCCACAAGCATTGTCAGCACAGGCAGATGTTTCTGCAGCATTCCCAACTGATGCCGTTACTCTGCCGGCATTCTCTGTGCAGAGTAGCATTTCTCCATCTAAACACATTGAGCATGGTATGGAAGAAACAACATACTTTGAAACGACCATGTCAGAACACAGTGATAATGAAAATGATATGATTATGCATACAACTGGTATTACAGGACAAGAGTTGAGTCAAAGTGACATGGCTGGTGAAGTTCTACTTCCTCCTGAGTGTATATCCATTGGCAGCAACACTGACGATATGAAGACCAAAAGGCGCATTAAACACACGGGTCTGGGTAAAAAGCGTGGCCCATACAGGTCAAAAGTAGCTAGAGGAGTGCCAATAGTGAAAGATGCCATTTTAGATGAATCAG GTATTTTTATCCGGCTAGCCAGATCATTTTACTGCACTATCTGCAACAAGGACATCTACCGAGCCTCGCACGCCAGGCGACATGCATTCGTACACACCAAAGAAAGGCCACATAAGTGTGACCAGTGCGGGAAATCTTATCAGCGGCCCGAACATCTGAAAGAACATCTCAAAATTCATGCAG GCTTGATAGTGcccaagaagaggaagaagaagaagcataCTGGATTTACGTGTACCATTTGCCACAAGTGGTTTCGGCGGCCATGTTACGAGGAAATACACATGCGAACCCACACGGGCGAAAAGCCATTCTCATGTGACGAATGTGGTCGCTGCTTTGCTCGGGAAGAAGGGAGACTACTGCACATGAAAGTCCACACAA CTCCTCGCCCCTCCAGAAAGAAGCGACCAGATGGCTTCACTTGTGAAATTTGTAACAAGTGGTACCAGAATTTCTCCCATCAGGCACGacacatgcgcacacacacaggcgAGCGGCCATGGCAGTGTGACAAGTGCCACAAGCAGTTCAACCGGAAAGAGAGTTACACCAAGCATATTAAAGAAGACATTTGTGAAAAAC AACAAAAGCGTTTACAAAGGAAACAAGAGGGTGGATTTACTTGTGAAATTTGTAACAAGTGGTTTCGAAATGCATCAAATGAAGCTCGACACATGCGAATCCACTCTGGGAAGATGCCGTTTCAGTGTGAAAAATGTCAGAAACCTTTCCACCGCAAGGATGTGTATCGAAGACATGTTGCAGAAAATCTGTGccagaataaaattaaaaagg cactgagaaaaagaaaacagtttacGTGTAACATTTgccacaaaacatttttaaaagcatCCAACAGAGCAATGCACATGAAGACGCACATGCGTGAGAAACGTACCCCGAAAAACACCAACAACtctaacaacaccaacaacaccaacaacataAAGAAGCGCCACGAATGCCCGAGTTGTGAAATGAGCTTCTTCCTAGAGAGGCATTTATCAAAGCACATTGTCAAGTGTCACTGCAAACAAGAGCctgaagaagaagacgaagatgACTTCTGCAGTGGAAGTGAGATAGAAGACGTCGCTAGCGACGACCATTCTTCTGATAACCATGACAGTGACCCCGACGGAGATGTTAGCAACCCTGACCAGGATGAGCAGGAGGATGAGCAGGATAACCACACTGTTCAGGTCAAGGGAGGATCCATTTCAGAGACTGAGGGAGGTCTAACGGACGAAGCAGTTATAACGCAGACAGCTTTAACACATCAGGCTGTTTTAACAGACGAGCCTTTACAAATGGATGAGGCTAGTTGA